One Spirochaeta africana DSM 8902 genomic window carries:
- a CDS encoding CinA family protein, producing MEAAARLLELLEQRCIRLALAESCTAGLAAHYLSRVPGCSRVLWGGWVVYDDQAKQQMLGISGETLQRHGAVSRETVRALLEGALQRAPVELVAAISGIAGPGGGSAEKPVGLVWIGAAMRDGRELIRRHTFSGTREDIQHQAAEQAIRILEQLVVSIDKDTGSGYRNESAD from the coding sequence GTGGAAGCTGCTGCCCGATTGCTGGAACTGCTGGAACAGCGTTGTATAAGGCTGGCACTGGCGGAATCCTGTACCGCGGGTCTGGCAGCACATTATCTGTCCAGGGTGCCTGGCTGTTCGCGTGTCTTGTGGGGCGGCTGGGTTGTGTACGATGATCAGGCCAAGCAGCAGATGCTGGGTATATCGGGCGAGACCCTGCAGCGACATGGAGCGGTAAGCCGGGAAACGGTTCGTGCCTTGCTGGAGGGTGCATTGCAGCGGGCCCCGGTTGAGCTTGTTGCCGCGATCAGCGGTATAGCCGGCCCGGGTGGGGGCAGTGCAGAAAAACCGGTCGGTCTGGTCTGGATCGGCGCGGCAATGCGGGACGGGAGGGAGCTGATCCGGCGGCATACCTTTTCCGGCACCCGCGAAGATATACAGCATCAGGCAGCCGAACAGGCTATCCGGATTTTAGAACAGCTGGTGGTATCAATTGACAAAGACACCGGGAGCGGCTATCGTAATGAATCTGCAGACTGA
- a CDS encoding bactofilin family protein produces MQNAARQGAEMSYDERTLPKTVTRIGKTVRMKGTLRFAESVQLSGRFEGEIESKGYLYIEDGAEVEANVRAESVIVGGMVRGNIEASQRVEMLPSARIYGNVKTAAVRIEDGVSFEGKCQMVKNSDAVDVFSAPVGQLKESVRGFSKS; encoded by the coding sequence GTGCAGAACGCTGCCCGCCAAGGAGCCGAGATGTCATACGACGAGCGAACACTACCGAAAACTGTAACCCGAATCGGCAAGACCGTACGCATGAAGGGTACCCTCCGTTTTGCGGAGTCGGTACAACTGAGCGGGCGGTTTGAGGGCGAGATTGAATCCAAAGGATATCTGTATATCGAGGATGGTGCCGAGGTAGAGGCGAATGTGCGCGCCGAGAGCGTTATAGTTGGCGGTATGGTTCGTGGCAATATCGAGGCCAGTCAGCGTGTGGAGATGCTGCCATCCGCGCGGATATACGGTAATGTAAAGACTGCCGCTGTCCGTATAGAGGACGGGGTATCATTCGAAGGTAAATGTCAGATGGTCAAGAACAGTGATGCGGTCGATGTCTTTTCGGCGCCGGTTGGCCAGCTGAAGGAATCCGTACGAGGATTCAGCAAGTCATAG
- a CDS encoding tetratricopeptide repeat protein has product MVSDTKRKVLEYFTAGRNMYKLMEFGEARQLFAQALELDPDDGPSRVYLDRCQHYLDNPPPEDWDGVFVMQTK; this is encoded by the coding sequence ATGGTCTCCGATACCAAGCGCAAGGTACTGGAATACTTTACGGCCGGACGAAATATGTATAAGCTTATGGAGTTTGGTGAGGCCAGGCAACTGTTCGCACAGGCGCTTGAACTGGATCCGGACGATGGTCCCTCCAGGGTGTACCTCGACAGATGCCAGCATTACCTGGACAATCCGCCGCCAGAAGACTGGGATGGCGTGTTTGTCATGCAAACCAAATAA
- a CDS encoding response regulator transcription factor has translation MKNKERILIVDDEKINLDFFDVMLSKLGFRVTTAENGEDALAQVREETPDLIILDNIMPRMNGWEVTRLLKTDPEWADYRDIPIMMFSAMQDVQDKIEGFELGIEDYITKPFNFSEVFARIKAVLRQRDLARQLIQRERRLVLIESLNNSLVYFTNHLREPLQGLRETAEQLNVDDPEAVGRFCTRLTQEVHNTMAALDALHEEIDELAGEDSRMKANEVTLEVLEQKYQEHVSSLARTERELAGED, from the coding sequence ATGAAGAATAAAGAGCGGATCCTGATTGTTGATGACGAAAAAATCAATCTTGACTTCTTTGATGTTATGCTGAGCAAGCTTGGGTTTCGTGTGACAACCGCCGAGAACGGTGAGGATGCCCTTGCCCAGGTGCGTGAGGAAACCCCGGATCTTATCATTCTGGATAATATCATGCCGCGCATGAATGGCTGGGAGGTCACCCGGCTGCTGAAAACCGATCCCGAGTGGGCCGATTATCGGGATATCCCGATCATGATGTTTTCGGCGATGCAGGATGTGCAGGACAAGATAGAGGGTTTTGAGCTCGGTATAGAGGACTATATCACCAAACCCTTCAACTTTTCCGAGGTTTTCGCCCGTATAAAGGCGGTATTGCGTCAGCGGGATCTCGCACGACAGTTGATTCAGCGCGAGCGGCGACTGGTGCTGATAGAATCACTGAACAATTCTCTGGTCTATTTTACCAACCATTTGCGCGAACCCCTGCAGGGATTGCGGGAAACCGCCGAACAGTTGAATGTTGATGATCCGGAAGCAGTTGGCCGGTTCTGTACCAGGCTGACGCAGGAGGTGCATAATACCATGGCTGCGCTGGATGCACTGCATGAAGAGATTGATGAACTGGCCGGCGAAGACAGTCGCATGAAGGCCAACGAGGTTACCCTCGAGGTTCTGGAGCAGAAGTACCAGGAGCATGTATCCAGTCTGGCACGAACCGAGCGGGAGCTCGCCGGGGAGGATTGA
- the lnt gene encoding apolipoprotein N-acyltransferase, with product MLRRFSLHLSLFSLSAALFALAFPSYLHHGGLYPLAYIALIPFFIAVNRISWWSGPIWGAFFGFLSYALLNYWLANFHPLAIFIVPVIYAGYFLALVPALQLARHWFPRWGFLVQLVFWMAYEYFRTLGFLGYSYGIIGYSQYQLPWLVRISSVTGVWGVSALVLFPSVLVAWIITGWTGNPSRAGLYAEFRRYRGAAGGYLILMAAVAIAGAGLRVDLQDTPTVRMALVQQNIDPWQGGTRAYRRSLDVLMRESRAALESDPDIELVVWSETSFVPSIDFHRRTRTQLESWELVERLLDFLEDQPVPYVLGNGDRQLRRSAQGDLEAFDYNAVLLMQGREIVQTYRKTHLVPFTEHFPYQRAFPWLYRLLVENDTTFWEQGEDLTVFEAAGIRFSTPICFEDTFGYLNRHFVREGAEVLVNLTNDSWADSVASAMQHMGMAVFRAAETRRSMVRSTNGGMTTLIDPNGQIVDMLPAFVEGHLIVDVPVYTESDTLYTGYGDWFAYLCSIAAAVMLGTAFYRGFRQLTDRRKAVQNK from the coding sequence ATGCTGCGGCGGTTTTCCCTGCATTTGAGCCTGTTCAGTCTGTCGGCTGCTCTGTTTGCACTCGCATTTCCTTCCTATCTGCATCATGGCGGGCTGTATCCGCTGGCCTATATTGCCCTGATTCCTTTTTTTATTGCAGTAAATCGCATCAGCTGGTGGTCCGGGCCGATCTGGGGGGCGTTTTTCGGCTTCCTGTCGTATGCCCTGCTGAACTACTGGCTGGCAAACTTCCATCCCCTGGCTATCTTTATTGTACCGGTTATCTATGCCGGCTACTTTCTGGCCCTGGTTCCTGCCCTGCAGCTGGCTCGCCACTGGTTTCCTCGCTGGGGCTTTCTGGTGCAGCTGGTGTTCTGGATGGCGTACGAGTATTTCCGGACGCTTGGATTTCTCGGGTACAGCTACGGCATAATTGGCTACAGTCAGTATCAGCTTCCCTGGCTGGTGCGTATCAGCTCCGTAACCGGGGTGTGGGGTGTGTCCGCCCTGGTGCTGTTTCCATCGGTTCTTGTTGCCTGGATCATAACCGGGTGGACCGGGAATCCCTCGCGTGCCGGTTTGTATGCCGAATTCCGCCGGTATCGCGGGGCTGCTGGCGGGTACCTGATCCTCATGGCGGCAGTGGCAATAGCCGGAGCGGGACTCCGGGTTGATCTGCAGGACACCCCGACGGTTCGTATGGCATTGGTTCAACAGAATATCGACCCCTGGCAGGGCGGTACACGCGCGTATCGGCGCAGCCTGGATGTGCTGATGCGCGAAAGCCGCGCGGCCCTGGAGAGCGATCCCGATATCGAGCTGGTGGTCTGGTCCGAGACTTCGTTTGTGCCGAGTATCGATTTTCACCGCCGCACACGCACCCAGCTGGAAAGCTGGGAGCTGGTGGAGCGACTGCTGGACTTTCTGGAAGATCAGCCGGTGCCGTATGTGCTGGGTAACGGAGATCGCCAGCTGCGTCGTTCAGCCCAGGGTGATCTTGAGGCCTTTGATTACAATGCGGTCCTGCTGATGCAGGGGCGAGAGATAGTCCAGACATATCGCAAGACCCATCTGGTGCCGTTTACCGAACACTTTCCCTATCAACGGGCATTTCCCTGGCTCTATCGGCTGCTGGTGGAAAACGATACAACCTTCTGGGAGCAGGGCGAGGATCTCACGGTGTTCGAGGCGGCTGGAATCCGCTTTTCTACCCCGATCTGCTTCGAGGATACCTTCGGGTATCTGAACCGGCATTTCGTCAGGGAAGGCGCAGAGGTGCTGGTCAATCTGACTAACGATTCCTGGGCTGATTCGGTTGCATCGGCAATGCAGCATATGGGGATGGCGGTTTTTCGTGCCGCAGAAACCCGTCGCAGCATGGTGCGGTCAACCAACGGCGGTATGACAACCCTGATTGACCCGAACGGGCAGATTGTGGATATGCTGCCGGCATTTGTCGAGGGGCATCTGATCGTGGATGTTCCGGTATACACCGAGTCGGATACCCTGTATACTGGTTATGGAGACTGGTTTGCGTACCTGTGCAGTATTGCGGCAGCGGTGATGCTTGGCACAGCTTTCTATCGCGGTTTTCGTCAATTGACAGATCGCCGGAAAGCCGTGCAGAATAAATAA
- a CDS encoding HU family DNA-binding protein, with amino-acid sequence MAPSKLTKAEIVETIAEQEGMHRREVQSIVDAFFHEVKGALLEDRVVEFRGFGTFEIRTRKGRDRARNPRTGELVSVENHGVVVFRPGKELKQAAWDLRS; translated from the coding sequence ATGGCCCCCTCAAAACTCACCAAAGCCGAAATCGTCGAAACCATTGCCGAACAGGAAGGTATGCATCGTCGAGAGGTGCAGAGCATCGTCGATGCCTTTTTTCACGAGGTGAAGGGGGCTCTGCTGGAAGACCGTGTTGTCGAGTTCCGGGGGTTCGGCACCTTCGAGATACGAACCCGCAAGGGTCGTGACCGTGCCCGAAACCCGCGTACGGGTGAGCTGGTATCAGTCGAGAATCACGGGGTGGTTGTGTTCCGCCCCGGGAAAGAACTGAAACAGGCTGCCTGGGATCTGCGAAGCTGA
- the rpsT gene encoding 30S ribosomal protein S20 produces MANIASAAKRHRQSVKRRVHNRGIRGTVRTAIKRFDAAVAEGDAAKAQESFVQAQKLMDTAAGKNVYHANSVARKKSRMAKKLKGLQSA; encoded by the coding sequence TTGGCTAATATAGCTTCCGCCGCAAAACGGCACAGACAATCAGTCAAGCGCAGGGTTCATAATCGCGGCATTCGCGGTACCGTTCGCACCGCCATCAAACGATTCGACGCTGCTGTTGCCGAAGGCGATGCAGCCAAGGCGCAGGAGAGCTTCGTTCAGGCGCAGAAACTCATGGACACTGCTGCCGGCAAGAATGTCTACCATGCAAACAGTGTTGCCCGCAAAAAATCACGCATGGCGAAAAAGCTGAAGGGTCTGCAGTCGGCATAG
- a CDS encoding ABC transporter ATP-binding protein encodes MKAYLTLLPYFRQYLRWYLVGSVALLVASGSQLLIPLFIRDAVDIIAFGDFTLQQLLRPLLFMMLAATAIVIGRLGWRFCIHGASRRIEGQLRSRLFSHLLRLSPAYYNRTSIGDLMARATNDMNAIRMASGMALVAAVDGVFMTIAILAILFAQAPQLAAYTIIPFPLITLFILSLGKIVGKLFRGVQDSFSQVSTQAQEVLSGISVVKSYAKQDRFIQRFADANWDYQQRNMRLVRIWGLFMPIITFLSGTTTLLLLRFGGEQVIIGSISPGTFVATLSYLQLLVWPMMGAGWLVNLIQRGAASLQRINEVLDTEPEICQPDNPRPLDTIEQIEIRNLNFHYSPQEPPVLQDISLTIPHGKTIGLLGRTGSGKSSLIQLLCRLYNPPPGTVLINGSDILQLDLQQLRARIGVVSQNSFLFSATLRDNIAFGVPGAPHPLLERVAGVATIDRDMQDFPRGWETPIGERGITLSGGQKQRTTIARALAVQPDVLIFDDALSAVDTETEENILERLFAERRGRTNIIISHRVSTLSHTDYIYVLDHGRILQHGTHRSLSRSAGLYRDIVLMQQLDRAHEDHPHHEDQQ; translated from the coding sequence ATGAAGGCCTATCTCACACTGCTGCCGTACTTCCGGCAGTACCTTCGCTGGTACCTTGTTGGCAGCGTTGCCCTGCTGGTCGCCTCGGGCAGCCAACTGCTCATTCCGCTGTTTATCCGGGATGCCGTAGATATCATCGCCTTTGGGGATTTCACCCTGCAGCAGCTCCTGAGGCCCTTGCTTTTCATGATGCTGGCCGCGACAGCAATCGTGATCGGGCGCCTGGGATGGCGCTTCTGCATCCACGGCGCCTCGCGCCGGATCGAGGGACAGCTGCGCAGCCGATTGTTCTCGCATCTGCTCAGGCTTTCCCCAGCCTACTACAACCGCACCTCGATCGGTGACCTGATGGCCAGGGCCACCAACGATATGAATGCGATACGGATGGCATCCGGGATGGCACTGGTAGCAGCGGTTGACGGTGTGTTTATGACCATTGCCATCCTGGCGATACTGTTTGCCCAGGCACCCCAACTGGCAGCCTACACTATTATCCCCTTTCCCCTGATCACCCTGTTCATCCTGTCATTAGGCAAGATTGTCGGAAAGCTGTTCCGCGGGGTTCAGGACAGCTTCAGTCAGGTCAGCACCCAGGCGCAGGAGGTATTGTCCGGGATCTCGGTGGTGAAAAGCTACGCCAAACAGGACAGATTCATTCAGCGCTTTGCAGATGCCAACTGGGACTACCAGCAGCGTAATATGCGGCTGGTTCGCATCTGGGGCCTGTTCATGCCGATTATCACCTTCCTGTCCGGAACTACAACCCTGCTGCTGCTGCGATTCGGGGGTGAGCAGGTTATCATCGGCAGTATCTCTCCAGGCACATTTGTGGCAACCTTGAGCTATCTGCAGCTGCTGGTCTGGCCGATGATGGGCGCCGGGTGGCTGGTAAACCTGATCCAGCGCGGGGCGGCATCCCTGCAGCGCATCAACGAGGTGCTGGACACCGAGCCGGAAATTTGCCAACCCGACAATCCCCGGCCCCTGGATACCATAGAACAGATCGAGATACGCAACCTGAACTTTCACTACAGCCCACAGGAGCCGCCAGTACTCCAGGATATATCACTGACCATCCCCCACGGGAAAACCATTGGCCTGCTCGGCCGTACCGGCAGCGGAAAATCCAGTCTGATACAGCTGCTGTGCCGCCTCTACAATCCACCACCCGGCACCGTGCTGATCAACGGCAGCGATATTCTGCAGCTTGACCTGCAGCAGCTCCGCGCCAGGATCGGGGTGGTCTCCCAGAACTCGTTTCTGTTCTCGGCTACACTCCGCGACAACATCGCATTCGGGGTACCCGGGGCTCCCCATCCGCTGCTGGAGAGGGTTGCTGGCGTGGCCACCATCGACCGTGATATGCAGGATTTCCCACGCGGCTGGGAAACCCCGATCGGCGAGCGGGGCATCACCCTGTCCGGCGGACAAAAGCAGCGCACCACCATTGCCCGTGCCCTGGCAGTTCAGCCCGACGTCCTGATTTTCGATGATGCCCTGTCAGCGGTAGACACCGAAACCGAGGAGAACATCCTGGAGCGGCTGTTCGCTGAACGCCGCGGGCGGACCAATATCATCATCAGCCATCGGGTATCCACCCTGTCGCACACCGACTATATATACGTGCTGGATCACGGGCGCATCCTGCAGCACGGCACCCACCGCAGCCTGAGCCGCAGCGCAGGCTTGTATCGCGATATTGTACTGATGCAACAGCTTGACCGTGCCCACGAAGACCACCCGCACCACGAGGATCAACAGTGA
- a CDS encoding ABC transporter ATP-binding protein: protein MEQEKILTGYNHTVMKRLLAYAWPHRLVLGIALLALVAGAVGQLALPIIIQRAVDRHMVRSYLEIHSAGIPRLDADPGKAARRLLDMATPVGDTAFVSREDLQQIPGAQRQQLTETGVLGTREFQVFDRTRFDHSILPSPPYALDDEFFAYPGSELDDLSPEMARQLRRSDIQALHGTSLLFLGILLLVLAAGFTQVYLMTYAGQSIMRQLRLHLFSHTIRQSMSHLNTQPIGRMVNRLTNDVETINELFTSVLITIVRDIVMMSGVVAALLLVDLRLGTITILTLLPVFVITAIFRRLSRRAFRRVRHWVSQVNTFLSEHLGGMSIVQMFAREDRTRDEFASINNTLVSASLAEMRVFAIFRPLIDLLSSTSTAVMIYFGAGLFLQNAVSLGVLIAFVNLIREFYRPVMELSEQFTILQSAIAGGERVFEMIDTRQEIPDTGTTELPHPAGEIAFEQVWFSYHPGEPVIRDLSFRIEPGMTAAIVGYTGAGKTTIAKLLTRLYDIDTGRITLDGCDLRDLPLQQLRRLVQPIQQDVFLFHDTIAENISLGSSANGISIEQAAQLVQADRFIDALPHGYQTILQEGGANLSTGQRQLLSFARAIYHNPRVIILDEATANIDTETERSIQQAMQTVLQGRTSLVIAHRLSTIQAADVIIVLSHGEIAEIGTHQELLSQRGMYHSLYRLQYQEEHLDYSG, encoded by the coding sequence ATGGAACAGGAAAAGATACTGACCGGCTACAACCACACCGTGATGAAGCGCCTGCTGGCGTACGCCTGGCCTCACCGCCTGGTGCTGGGGATAGCATTGCTGGCTCTGGTTGCCGGCGCCGTCGGTCAGCTGGCGCTGCCAATTATTATTCAACGTGCGGTTGACCGCCACATGGTGCGCAGCTACCTCGAGATCCATTCAGCAGGAATTCCCCGCCTTGACGCCGATCCAGGTAAGGCTGCCCGAAGACTGCTGGACATGGCTACCCCGGTGGGCGACACCGCCTTTGTCTCGCGGGAAGACCTGCAGCAAATTCCCGGTGCGCAACGGCAGCAGCTGACCGAAACCGGGGTACTGGGCACCCGTGAATTCCAGGTATTCGACCGAACCCGGTTTGACCATAGCATCCTGCCCTCACCCCCCTACGCACTGGATGACGAATTCTTTGCCTACCCCGGCTCGGAACTGGATGACCTGAGCCCGGAAATGGCGCGGCAGCTGCGGCGCAGTGACATCCAGGCGCTGCACGGCACCAGCCTGCTCTTTCTGGGAATATTGCTGCTGGTTCTCGCTGCCGGGTTTACCCAGGTGTACCTCATGACCTATGCAGGGCAGAGCATCATGCGCCAACTGCGACTGCACCTGTTCTCGCACACCATCCGGCAAAGCATGAGCCACCTGAACACACAGCCAATCGGCCGGATGGTAAACCGTCTTACGAATGATGTAGAGACCATCAACGAGCTGTTCACCAGTGTCCTTATAACCATTGTGCGTGACATTGTAATGATGAGCGGGGTTGTTGCCGCCTTGCTGCTGGTTGATCTCCGCCTGGGAACCATTACGATCCTCACCCTGCTGCCGGTGTTTGTTATTACCGCCATATTTCGCCGATTATCACGCCGCGCCTTCCGACGGGTCCGCCACTGGGTGTCTCAGGTCAACACCTTTCTGTCGGAGCATCTGGGCGGCATGTCCATTGTACAGATGTTTGCACGTGAAGACCGCACCCGGGATGAGTTTGCATCGATAAACAACACCCTGGTATCCGCCAGCCTGGCCGAGATGCGGGTCTTTGCTATCTTCCGCCCCCTGATCGACCTGCTGTCATCGACCTCGACCGCCGTTATGATTTACTTCGGTGCCGGGCTGTTTCTGCAGAATGCCGTATCACTGGGGGTGCTGATTGCATTTGTGAACCTGATACGCGAGTTTTACCGACCGGTAATGGAGCTGTCAGAGCAGTTCACCATCCTGCAATCGGCGATTGCCGGCGGGGAACGCGTATTCGAAATGATCGATACCCGCCAGGAAATACCGGACACCGGTACCACCGAGCTGCCACACCCAGCCGGAGAGATTGCCTTCGAGCAGGTCTGGTTCAGTTACCATCCGGGCGAACCGGTGATTCGCGACCTCAGCTTCCGGATCGAACCTGGCATGACCGCCGCCATTGTCGGGTATACCGGAGCCGGCAAGACAACAATTGCCAAACTGCTGACCAGGCTGTACGACATAGACACCGGCAGGATTACCCTGGACGGCTGCGACCTTCGTGATCTGCCGTTGCAGCAGCTGCGGCGGCTGGTGCAGCCCATCCAGCAGGATGTATTCCTGTTTCACGACACCATCGCCGAGAATATCTCGCTGGGCTCGTCCGCCAACGGGATCAGCATTGAGCAGGCGGCCCAGCTGGTGCAGGCCGACAGATTTATCGATGCCCTGCCGCACGGCTACCAGACCATCCTGCAGGAGGGGGGAGCGAATCTGTCCACCGGGCAGCGACAGCTGCTGTCGTTTGCACGGGCGATCTACCACAACCCGCGGGTTATCATACTTGACGAGGCTACGGCCAACATCGATACCGAGACCGAACGCAGCATCCAGCAGGCCATGCAAACTGTCCTGCAGGGCCGTACCAGCCTGGTTATCGCGCACCGCCTGTCCACCATCCAGGCAGCCGATGTGATCATTGTATTGAGTCACGGCGAGATTGCGGAAATAGGCACTCACCAGGAACTGCTGTCACAGCGCGGGATGTATCACTCGCTGTACCGGCTGCAGTACCAGGAGGAGCACCTGGATTATTCCGGCTGA
- a CDS encoding PSP1 domain-containing protein — translation MSAESTIYAVKLLHSQESGAVRVNTTDRVFSPGDHCIAGTPFGRDLARITGTPTDRHELDQLPDWDYHRPAEEADFARREANKPREREALQICRELVQQHRLGMNLVAAHYVLLDPRLLFYFTAENRVDFRGLISDLIPHFKTRIELRQVGVRDESRFLGGLGICGRPFCCNSVNDRMKPVSIKMAKTQGIPVSSSKISGACGRLLCCLNFEYEAYAEESKRFPQPGVKLTCDGERCTVSDVNILANRVTVIGQVGGRRYLPGCALRYDQDSRRWWVEDCSCPNCCRTAEPAVMRLQPE, via the coding sequence ATGAGTGCCGAGAGCACTATTTATGCAGTCAAGCTGCTGCATTCGCAGGAGAGCGGGGCGGTCAGGGTTAACACGACCGACCGGGTATTCAGTCCTGGCGATCACTGTATTGCCGGCACCCCCTTCGGACGGGATCTGGCGCGGATAACCGGCACCCCAACAGATCGGCATGAGCTCGACCAGCTGCCGGACTGGGACTATCATCGTCCGGCAGAGGAGGCCGACTTCGCCAGGCGCGAGGCAAACAAGCCCAGGGAGCGTGAAGCGCTGCAGATCTGTCGGGAACTGGTACAGCAGCACCGGCTGGGGATGAACCTGGTCGCTGCTCACTATGTCCTGCTTGACCCCCGGCTGTTATTCTATTTTACCGCCGAGAATCGGGTCGATTTTCGCGGTTTGATATCCGACCTTATCCCGCATTTCAAGACGCGTATAGAACTGCGCCAGGTGGGGGTTCGTGACGAATCCCGGTTTCTGGGCGGTCTGGGGATATGCGGTCGCCCGTTCTGCTGCAACTCGGTGAATGATCGCATGAAGCCGGTGTCTATCAAAATGGCCAAAACCCAGGGAATACCGGTATCATCCTCAAAGATATCCGGGGCCTGTGGGCGTTTGCTGTGTTGTCTGAACTTTGAGTACGAGGCCTATGCCGAGGAAAGCAAGCGATTCCCGCAGCCTGGTGTCAAGCTCACCTGCGACGGGGAACGCTGTACCGTGAGCGATGTAAACATTCTTGCAAACAGGGTTACGGTGATCGGGCAGGTTGGCGGTCGCCGGTATCTGCCGGGGTGTGCCCTGCGCTACGATCAGGATTCCCGACGCTGGTGGGTGGAGGATTGCAGTTGTCCGAACTGCTGCCGGACTGCAGAGCCGGCAGTCATGCGCCTTCAGCCGGAATAA
- a CDS encoding YaaR family protein, with translation MERIDIQPGSFFPLSQQPARSDKKKRSKRPAGVFGKLLEDGQSAETAAAAGPLQQQEAEELFQEIQAAGERLKQFPGQENSSVYRELVRALVEKVVRDGIIVEEHSSGSHILKRKSFSLLRVVDAKLAQLLDGVAATQREQLQLMAQVEEIQGLLIDMLH, from the coding sequence ATGGAACGTATCGATATCCAGCCTGGGTCATTCTTCCCGCTTTCGCAGCAGCCTGCACGCAGCGACAAGAAAAAGCGGTCCAAGCGCCCCGCGGGTGTATTTGGCAAGCTCCTGGAGGATGGGCAGTCTGCCGAGACTGCAGCAGCTGCCGGGCCGCTGCAGCAGCAGGAAGCCGAGGAGCTGTTTCAGGAGATTCAGGCTGCTGGAGAAAGACTGAAGCAGTTCCCGGGCCAGGAGAACAGCTCCGTGTACCGTGAGCTGGTGCGAGCCCTGGTGGAAAAGGTCGTGCGCGACGGCATTATTGTGGAGGAGCACTCCTCGGGGTCCCATATTCTCAAGCGAAAAAGCTTTTCGCTGTTGCGGGTAGTGGATGCCAAGCTCGCCCAGCTGCTGGACGGTGTAGCGGCTACCCAGCGTGAACAGTTGCAGCTTATGGCTCAGGTTGAGGAGATACAGGGCCTGCTGATCGATATGCTGCACTGA
- a CDS encoding bactofilin family protein yields MGHETDELVINSLVGTGSFFRGDINTRGLLRIDGDYAGSIKTTGKILIGMNGRAECEVQAATVVIGGAVRGVIEASQKVILLSSAVVIGDIYAPRLVAEEGVLIDGLMQISGVPMEMRITPEQYRKKRGLFGWLRGGDEAPAEETLEDLKSQVR; encoded by the coding sequence ATGGGACATGAAACAGACGAGCTGGTAATTAACTCGCTGGTAGGTACGGGATCGTTCTTCCGTGGTGATATCAACACGCGAGGACTGTTGCGAATCGACGGTGATTATGCCGGCAGTATAAAGACAACCGGAAAGATTCTGATCGGCATGAACGGTCGGGCCGAGTGTGAGGTGCAGGCCGCCACCGTAGTAATCGGCGGCGCGGTTCGCGGGGTGATAGAGGCTTCGCAAAAGGTTATCCTTTTATCGAGTGCCGTGGTAATCGGCGATATCTATGCGCCTCGCCTGGTGGCCGAGGAGGGTGTGCTGATTGACGGATTGATGCAGATCAGCGGAGTGCCGATGGAGATGCGCATAACCCCGGAGCAGTATCGGAAAAAACGGGGGTTGTTTGGCTGGCTGCGCGGTGGTGATGAGGCTCCCGCCGAGGAGACGCTGGAAGATCTGAAGTCCCAGGTCAGATAG